From the Nodularia sp. NIES-3585 genome, one window contains:
- a CDS encoding thylakoid membrane photosystem I accumulation factor: MKSIKFLFLHKTIADWRRRLSQCLLLLACLLMINIQPALAGIEDDVYDGNIFVIYAGNGSLVPPRQSLAKALEAHKPVFLAFYVDDSSDCKKYAISISQVQEFYGRAAEIIPIDVDTIPVKQTYEPTEPGYYYSGSVPQVVVFDQSGQVVLNKTGQVPYEEIDDKFREVFDLLPRTESLPLRRRSFNEFSSELAE; encoded by the coding sequence ACTGGCGGCGAAGGCTGTCCCAATGCCTGTTGTTGCTTGCTTGTCTATTGATGATAAATATACAACCTGCACTGGCTGGGATTGAAGATGATGTCTATGATGGTAACATTTTCGTGATTTATGCTGGCAACGGTTCCCTGGTTCCACCCAGACAGAGTTTAGCAAAAGCTTTAGAAGCACATAAGCCTGTATTCTTAGCGTTTTATGTAGATGACAGCAGTGATTGCAAAAAATACGCCATTTCCATTTCACAGGTACAGGAATTCTATGGTCGCGCCGCAGAGATTATCCCCATAGATGTGGATACCATCCCTGTTAAACAAACTTATGAACCCACTGAACCAGGATACTATTATTCTGGATCTGTTCCTCAAGTTGTAGTTTTTGATCAATCGGGTCAAGTAGTTTTGAATAAAACTGGCCAAGTACCTTACGAAGAAATAGACGATAAATTTCGGGAAGTGTTTGATTTGTTGCCACGCACCGAATCTTTACCATTGCGGCGACGTTCATTCAACGAATTTAGTAGTGAGTTAGCCGAATAA